From Camelus dromedarius isolate mCamDro1 chromosome 12, mCamDro1.pat, whole genome shotgun sequence, the proteins below share one genomic window:
- the LOC105098003 gene encoding olfactory receptor 56B1: MSMSLQVSNSSKFQVSEFILMGFPGIHSWQHWLSLPLALLYLSAIGANSLILITICQDSALQQPMYHFLGILSVVDMGLATTIMPKILAIFWFDAKVISLPECFAQIYAIHCFVGMESGIFLCMAFDRYVAICHPLRYPSIVTNALILKATLFMVFRNGLVVIPVPVLAAQRNYCFRNEIEHCLCSNLGVTRLACDDRRPNSICQLVLAWLGMGSDLSLIILSYTLILRSVLRLNSAEAVSKALSTCTSHLILILFFYTVVVVISVTHLAETKATLIPVLLNVLHNIIPPSLNPMVYALRTKELRAGFQKVFCLSLEKKVRHQRPSS; encoded by the coding sequence ATGTCTATGTCTCTGCAAGTCTCCAATAGCTCGAAATTCCAGGTCTCTGAGTTCATCTTGATGGGATTCCCAGGCATTCACAGCTGGCAACACTGGCTTTCTTTACCGCTGGCATTACTCTACCTCTCAGCAATCGGTGCCAATTCCCTCATCCTCATCACCATCTGCCAGGACTCTGCACTTCAGCAGCCCATGTATCATTTCTTAGGCATCCTCTCTGTGGTGGACATGGggttggccaccaccatcatgcccAAGATCCTGGCCATCTTCTGGTTTGATGCCAAGGTCATTAGCCTCCCTGAGTGTTTTGCTCAGATTTATGCCATCCACTGCTTTGTTGGCATGGAGTCAGGCATCTTCCTCTGCATGGCTTTTGATAGATATGTAGCTATTTGCCACCCTCTTCGCTACCCATCAATTGTCACCAATGCCTTAATCTTAAAAGCTACCTTATTCATGGTGTTTCGGAATGGCTTGGTCGTCATTCCAGTGCCTGTGCTTGCAGCCCAGCGTAATTATTGCTTCAGGAATGAGATTGAGCATTGTCTGTGTTCTAACCTTGGGGTCACTAGACTGGCTTGTGATGACAGGAGACCAAACAGCATTTGCCAGTTGGTTCTGGCATGGCTTGGAATGGGGAGTGATCTAAGTCTTATAATATTGTCATACACTTTGATTCTGCGCTCTGTACTTAGACTGAACTCAGCTGAAGCTGTGTCCAAGGCTCTGAGCACCTGTACCTCCCATCTCATCCTTATCCTCTTCTTCTACACAGTTGTTGTAGTGATTTCAGTAACTCACCTGGCAGAGACTAAAGCTACTTTGATTCCAGTCCTACTCAATGTGCTGCATAACATTATCCCCCCTTCCCTCAACCCTATGGTGTATGCACTTAGGACTAAAGAACTTAGAGCAGGCTTCCAAAAGGTGTTTTGTTTGAGCCTGGAAAAGAAAGTAAGGCATCAGAGACCTTCTTCATGA
- the LOC105097925 gene encoding olfactory receptor 52N4 — MLMLSKTDLDPPSFILNGVPGLEDIHVWISLPFCSMYAVAVVGNCGLLCLIRYEDSLHRSRYYFLAMLSLTDLVMCSSTIPKALCIFWFHLKEISFVECLVQMFFIHTFTGMESGVLMLMALDRYVAICYPLCYSTILINPVIAKAGLSTFLRGVLLITPFTFLTKRLPYCRGNVIPHTYCDHMSVAKLSCGNIKVNAIYGLMVALLIGGFDILCITISYTMILRAVVSLSSAEARQKAFSTCTAHICAIVFSYSPAFFSFFSHRFGSHTIPPSCHIIVANIYLLLPPTMNPIVYGVKTKQIRDCVIRILSGSKDTKFHST; from the coding sequence ATGCTAATGCTGAGTAAAACAGACCTGGACCCACCCTCATTTATTCTGAATGGAGTTCCAGGACTGGAAGACATACATGTCTGGATTTCCCTCCCATTCTGCTCCATGTATGCTGTGGCTGTGGTAGGGAACTGTGGACTCCTCTGCCTCATTCGCTATGAGGATTCCTTGCACAGGTCCAGGTACTACTTCTTGGCCATGCTTTCTCTCACTGACCTTGTCATGTGCTCTAGTACAATCCCTAAAGCTCTCTGCATCTTCTGGTTTCACCTCAAGGAAATCAGCTTTGTAGAATGCCTGGTTCAGATGTTCTTCATTCACACCTTCACAGGGATGGAGTCTGGGGTGCTCATGCTGATGGCCCTggaccgctatgtggccatctgctACCCTCTGTGCTACTCAACTATCCTCATCAATCCTGTCATTGCAAAGGCTGGTCTCTCCACCTTTCTCAGAGGGGTGCTGCTCATCACTCCCTTCACTTTCCTTACCAAGCGTCTGCCCTACTGCAGAGGCAATGTAATTCCCCACACCTACTGCGACCACATGTCTGTAGCCAAGTTGTCCTGTGGAAATATCAAGGTCAATGCCATTTATGGTCTGATGGTTGCCCTTCTGATTGGGGGCTTTGACATCCTGTGCATCACGATCTCCTACACCATGATCCTCCGGGCAGTGGTCAGCCTCTCTTCAGCAGAGGCTCGGCAGAAGGCCTTCAGCACCTGCACTGCCCACATCTGTGCTATTGTTTTTTCCTACAGTCcagctttcttctccttcttttcccaCCGCTTTGGGAGCCACACAATCCCTCCCTCTTGCCACATCATTGTGGCCAATATTTAcctgctcctgcctcccactATGAACCCCATTGTCTATGGGGTGAAAACCAAGCAGATACGAGATTGTGTCATAAGGATCCTTTCAGGTTCTAAGGATACAAAATTCCACAGCACTTGA